One segment of Macaca fascicularis isolate 582-1 chromosome 2, T2T-MFA8v1.1 DNA contains the following:
- the TPRA1 gene encoding transmembrane protein adipocyte-associated 1 isoform X12: MTVSTSNAATVADKILWEITRFFLLAIELSVIILGLAFGHLESKSSIKRLLAITTVLSLAYSVTQGTLEILYPDAHLSAEDFNIYGHGGRQFWLVSSCFFFLVYSLVVVLPKTPLKERISLPSRRSFYVYAGILALLNLLQGLGSVLLCLDIIEGLCCVDATTFLYFSFFAPLIYVAFLRGFFGSEPKILFSYKCQVDETEEPDVHLPQPYAVARREGLEAPGAAGASAASYSSTQFDSAGGVAYLDDIASMPCHTGSINSTDSERWKAINA; encoded by the exons ATGACGGTGAGCACCTCGAACGCTGCAACTGTTGCTGATAAG ATCCTGTGGGAGATCACCCGCTTCTTCCTGCTGGCCATCGAGCTGAGTGTGATCATCCTGGGCCTGGCCTTTG GCCACCTGGAGAGCAAGTCCAGCATCAAGCGGTTGCTGGCCATCACCACAGTGCTGTCTCTGgcctactctgtcacccag GGCACCCTGGAGATCCTGTACCCTGATGCCCATCTCTCAGCTGAGGACTTTAATATCTATGGCCATGGGGGCCGCCAGTTCTGGCTGGTCAGCTCCTGCTTCTTCTTCCTG gtCTACTCTCTGGTGGTCGTCCTTCCCAAGACCCCGCTGAAGGAGCGCATCTCCCTGCCTT CTCGGAGGAGCTTCTACGTGTATGCGGGCATCCTGGCACTGCTCAACCTACTGCAGGGGCTGGGGAGTGTGCTGCTCTGCTTGGACATCATCGAGGGGCTCTG CTGTGTAGATGCCACAACCTTCCTGTACTTCAGCTTCTTTGCTCCGCTCATCTACGTGGCTTTCCTCCGGGGCTTCTTTGG CTCAGAGCCCAAGATCCTCTTCTCCTACAAATGCCAAGTGGACGAGACAGAGGAGCCGGATGTACACCTACCCCAGCCCTACGCTGTGGCCCGGCGGGAGGGCCTGGAGGCTCCAGGGGCTGCTGGGGCCTCAGCTGCCAGCTACTCAAGCACACAGTTTGACTCTGCGGGCGGGGTGGCCTACCTGGATGATATCGCTTCCATGCCCTGCCACACTGGCAGCATCAACAGCACGGACAGCGAGCGCTGGAAGGCCATCAATGCCTGA